The Syntrophorhabdaceae bacterium genome contains the following window.
AAGGTATCGATTTCAGGCTTCTTACGAACCCCATAAGGGTCATCGGTGACGAGAACGGCTGGGTGAAAGGCATGGAGTGTATGCAGATGGAACTCGGGGAACCCGATGCGTCAGGCAGGAGAAGACCCGTTGAAATAAAAGGATCGAACTTTGTCTTAGACGTGGATGTTGTCATCGTCGCGATCGGCCAGGGCCCGAACCCGATCCTCACGCAGAGCACCCCGGAGCTGAAGCTCAGAAGATCAGGAAATATCGAGGCTGATTCCGAAACAGGCAAGACGAGCATGGAAGGCGTCTTTGCGGGCGGCGATATCGTTACCGGCGCCGCTACCGTCATCCTCGCCATGGGCGCTGGAAAGGCAGCAGCAAAGGCGATCGACGAGTACCTGCAGACAAAACAGAAATAACCGCATATCCTTTGAATCCGGAAGGGCAGAACCTTGTGTTCTGCCCTTTTTTTGTTTATGTTATAGTATGCGCAAGAACCACTACGAAGGAGAAGACAGATGAAAAAGATCGTTTTGCTTCGCCACGGAGAAAGCACCTGGAACAAGGAAAACCTTTTTACGGGCTGGACGGATGTTGACCTGTCGGAAAAGGGTATCGAGGAGGCAAAAGAAGCAGGCCGCGTGCTGAAAGAGCAAGGTTATATGTTTGATCTGGCCTTTACGTCTGTGCTGAAGAGGGCTATCCGCACACTCTGGATCGCCCTTGACGGGATGGACCTCATGTGGATTCCCGTCTACAATGACTGGCGGTTGAACGAACGCCACTACGGAGCGCTGCAAGGCCTCAACAAAGCACAAACGGCTGAGAAATATGGTGAGGCGCAGGTAAAGATCTGGAGGAGAAGCTATGATATCCGCCCCCCGGCGCTCGACGAGAAGGACCCTCGCTATACCGGTTCCGACCCGCGCTACCACGATCTTAGAAAAGAGCAGCACCCCCTCGCGGAATGCCTGAAGGATACCGTCGAGCGTTTCCTTCCCTGCTGGCACGAACGCATTGTACCGGTAATCAAATCCGGTCAGCGCGTCCTTATCGCTGCCCACGGGAACAGCCTGCGCGCACTTGTTAAATATCTCGATAACATCCCCGACGATGTCATCCCGGGAGTAAACATCCCCACCGGCATGCCGCTTGTCTATGAGCTGGATGATGATCTGAAACCGATACAGAATTACTATCTCGGTGATCCGGAAAAGGTTAAGGAAGCCATGGAAGCCGTTGCGAACCAGGCAAAGGCGAAAAAGACGTAATACGATTCTTTAGGATTCAAAAGATCTCACGAGAATATATTCTGTCCGGGAGGAGGGATCGTTATGAAAAATCTGCTGGAGGGTATTGAGGATATCCTGCTCATGGGCCCCGGTCCTTCCTGTGTGCCGCCGGCGGTCTATAGCGCCCTGAGCCGGACAACCCTTGGGCACCTCGATCCGTATTTTTTGAACATCGCCGAGGAACTCAAAGAGATGCTTCGCAGGATTATGAACACCAGGAACAACCTTACGATCCCCATATCAGGAACAGGTTCTGCCGGCATGGAGGCAGCCTTTGTGAATCTGGTTGAGCAGGGCGACAGGGTGCTGATCCTTTTGAACGGTGTCTTTGGCATGAGGATGCAGGATGTAGCCACCAGGCTTGGCGGCAGCGTTGATGCGCTTGAATTCACCTGGGGCACTCCTGTTGAGCCGGGAGCAGTGGAAGAAAGGATCAGACAGGAATCGTACAAGATAGTCGCAGTGGTTCACGCCGAGACCTCAACAGGTGTTAGAAACCCCGTTGCTGAGATCGGCGCCCTCCTCAAAGGCAGCGATACGATTTACCTTGTTGATACCGTTACCAGCCTTGGCGGGATCGAGGTCCGCATGGACGACTGGAACGCTGATGTCCTTTACAGCGGCACACAGAAATGTCTCTCCTGCCCCCCGGGGCTTGCACCTTTCTCATTAAACGAAAAGGCAATGGCAAAGCTGAATGGGCGGAAAACCAAGGTCCCCAACTGGTATCTTGATCTTACTATGATCGCTGATTATTGGGGCCAAAACCGGGTTTACCACCACACGGCGCCGGTGAACATGCTCTACGGCCTCTACCAGGCGCTCCTTTTGATCCTCGAAGAGGGACCGGAAGATGTGTTCCGGCGACACAGGGAAAGCCACATGGCGCTGGTTGGGGGCCTGGAAGAGATGGGTCTCAGGATGCTTGTAGATGAGCCTTATCGCCTCCCCATGCTGAACGCTGTCTGCGTACCCGAAGGAGTCGATGAACTATCTGTCCGCAAGCGCTTACGCAGCGAATTCAGGATCGAGATCGGCGGAGGCCTGGGGCCTCTTGCCGGGAAGATCTGGCGCATAGGGGTAATGGGACATACGGCGAGAAAGGAAAATGTAGCGAGATTCCTTTCGGCGCTGAAGGAAGTCTTGCGAAAAGGATAAGCCGTGGAAGGCAGTGAAAAGTGAAAGGTGAAAGGTGGGGAAACCCGTAATTCGTGAATCGTAATTCGTAATTGGATGAACCTTAATAGAACGTGAAAAATGGAAGGTGATGGGTAACAGGTGATAGGCCGTGCACTTTGTCATTGCGAGCGGAGCGTGGCAATCTCATTAATAGTTCATCCCCTATGGGGTCGCTACATCGCTTCGTCCCTCGCACCTTATGCTTTTCCAATTACGTTTCACGAATTACGAATTACGGTTGTTCTCGCCGAACGCCCAACGCCGAACGAATCACGGGTATTCTGCCGTGAGCTGGTTTTCTATATAGGGACATGGTGAAGAAGGTCAGGGGAGGGGATTGGTTGTGCCTGCAAAGAAGGCCCTCAGCCTTAGAGGCCAACGGGCAGGGCTTCGCAGCGTGTGCCATGCCAGGCGGACCCCGGCGATCTCCCCGCTGTCCAGGATCATCTCTCCGTAAAATTCCCTGTTGAAGGCGCTCACGATAGTATCCACCTCTTCCTTCAATGCAGGGAACCTTCCGGTAAGCCTGGAGCAAAACTCCGATGGCGTTTCATCGAG
Protein-coding sequences here:
- a CDS encoding FAD-dependent oxidoreductase; translated protein: GIDFRLLTNPIRVIGDENGWVKGMECMQMELGEPDASGRRRPVEIKGSNFVLDVDVVIVAIGQGPNPILTQSTPELKLRRSGNIEADSETGKTSMEGVFAGGDIVTGAATVILAMGAGKAAAKAIDEYLQTKQK
- the gpmA gene encoding 2,3-diphosphoglycerate-dependent phosphoglycerate mutase, which produces MKKIVLLRHGESTWNKENLFTGWTDVDLSEKGIEEAKEAGRVLKEQGYMFDLAFTSVLKRAIRTLWIALDGMDLMWIPVYNDWRLNERHYGALQGLNKAQTAEKYGEAQVKIWRRSYDIRPPALDEKDPRYTGSDPRYHDLRKEQHPLAECLKDTVERFLPCWHERIVPVIKSGQRVLIAAHGNSLRALVKYLDNIPDDVIPGVNIPTGMPLVYELDDDLKPIQNYYLGDPEKVKEAMEAVANQAKAKKT
- a CDS encoding alanine--glyoxylate aminotransferase family protein, with protein sequence MKNLLEGIEDILLMGPGPSCVPPAVYSALSRTTLGHLDPYFLNIAEELKEMLRRIMNTRNNLTIPISGTGSAGMEAAFVNLVEQGDRVLILLNGVFGMRMQDVATRLGGSVDALEFTWGTPVEPGAVEERIRQESYKIVAVVHAETSTGVRNPVAEIGALLKGSDTIYLVDTVTSLGGIEVRMDDWNADVLYSGTQKCLSCPPGLAPFSLNEKAMAKLNGRKTKVPNWYLDLTMIADYWGQNRVYHHTAPVNMLYGLYQALLLILEEGPEDVFRRHRESHMALVGGLEEMGLRMLVDEPYRLPMLNAVCVPEGVDELSVRKRLRSEFRIEIGGGLGPLAGKIWRIGVMGHTARKENVARFLSALKEVLRKG